DNA from Demetria terragena DSM 11295:
GGTCCACATGGCACCGGTCTCGCCGCCGGTTCCGCCGCCGAAGGCCGGGATGGCGCCGATCGCCCACAGCGAGCCGAGTGTCGGCAGGCCGCCGGTGAACATGACGTAGAACCATCCAACGGCGGTCGCGCGCCGTTCGACCGGCGCGGTGATGTTGATCCATACCAAGAAGGAGAAGGCAAAGAACGGGAATCCGAACCCGCGCAGGAAGTAAGCCACGGCGGCCAGCGGCACGCTGCCCATTCCCAGCGCTAGAAGGAACAGGACCTCGAAGACCATCCAGATCACGAACCCCATCAGCATCACGCGACGGGGGCCCCACAGATCTGCGAGGGCTCCCGACAGATAGCTCGCGACGAGGACTGCGCCACTGTAGAAAGCGACGATGACCGACACGGTGGATGCCGTGCTATCGAGCACGCTTTCCAAGTGCGGGGCAAGGAAGTTGGACTCCACGCCTGTCCCGGTCATGAACAACAAGACTCCGAGGAATCCCCACCGCAGGACATAAGGGATGCCGAGCCGGTCGAGTTTTGTCTCGGTGGCGTCCACCGCTGCGGCGCTCACTTGTTGCCGCCCGGAAGGATGGACACCTTCACCGAACCGCCGGCCGAGTCGCCGACCAGGTCGAGGGCGGCCTGGAAGTCAGCGAGTTCGAATTGATGGGTGCAGATCTCGTCCATCGGAAGGGCGCCGCTCTCCAGCAACTTGATAGCGGCCGGCCAGCAGTGCGGTCCGAGATGGGCTCCCAGGACGTCGAGCTCCTTGTCGTCGGAAATGATCGACCAGTCGACGGTGACGTTGTCCTTGAAGACTGAGTACTCCACGAATCGGCCGAGCTTGCGTAGCAGGTTGATGCCCTGCGAGACCGCGGACGGGTGCCCGGTGGCTTCGATATAGACGTCGGCGCCGTATCCGTCGGTCATGTCCTTGATCTGCTGGACGGCATCACCCGCAGTGATGTTGATGACCTCGTCGGCACCGCATTTCTTGGCGAGCTCAAGTTTGGAATCCACTGCGTCCAGGGCAACGATCTTCAGCGGGTTCTTTTGGCGGGCGCCGGCGATGGCGCCCAGTCCGATCGGTCCGGCTCCGGCGATGACGACCACATCGTTGAAGGTGATCTGTGCGCGCTCGACGGCATGGAACGAGCACGACAGCGGCTCGGCGAAGGCCGCGTGCTGCGGCGGCAAGTCCTTGCTGACCTTGTGGGGCAACGCGCGGGCCGGGACGATCATGTATTCGGCCATGGCACCGCTGAAGTTGCGGAAGCCAAACATGTCGTGCGGTCCACACATCCAGTACGCGCCCATCTTGCAGTAGCGGCACTCCCAGCACGGAACGATCTGTTCGACGGCAATCCGGTCTCCGAGCGCGAGGCCGTGGCGGGTGGACGCCTCTTCGTCGGTGGCGACAATCTCGCCCACGATCTCGTGACCAGGGGAGACGCCGGTCTGGGCCCAGGACGGTCGGTTCTCGTCGCCCCAGAATTTGGCGGCGCCGTGGTAGCACTTCAGATCGCTGGCGCAGACGCCGACGGCCTCCACGCGCATCAGCATGTCGCCTGGGCCCGGGGTGGGAACCTCGATGGTCTCGAGGCGGTAGTCCTCAGGGCCGTGGACCACCACGGCCTGCATCTGCGTCGGCAGCGTCGTCATCGCACTTCTCCTTGATGTGTTGTCGGTCACAGAACATCAATGTGCCGCAGCAAGGAACATCTGTCAAGAACGAATGTTCAGCATGAGAACTTATGTTCTGCGCGTTGGTTGGGATAGATTCGCCGCAGGCCGATGCTGCTAATAGAGGAGGTGAGGTGGCCGTGTCAACGCCAGAACCAACTGGTCCGGGTCGTTTCGACCCGCTGACGGCATACCGCGCCGCTCGCCTTTATTACGGCGACAATGCGACCCAGGCTGACATCGCCAAAGCGCTCTCCGTGTCGCGTCCGACGGTGAGTCGCCTGCTGGCCGAGGCGCGGCGAATTGGCTTGGTGAGCATAGACATTCGCCATCCGGACGAGGTGCGTGCAGCGGAGACAGGGGTGCAGGGCGAGTTGCAGGAGCGGCTTGGACTGCGACAGGTCTACATCGCACCCAGAACCCAGGGTGGCGCCGAGATTGAAGGCTTGCGGTATTCGGTTGAGCAGGCATTGGCGGACGCCAGTCTGCGTCCCGGGGATGCCTTGCTTGTGGCTTCGGGGGAGACGACCTACAAACTCACGCGTAGTGGGCTTGGCGTCCCGCCTGGCCTGGACATCGTTCCGACAGTCGGGGGCGTCGCGGAACCAGAGGCCTGGCATCAGGCAAACGAAACGGTGCGGTCGTTCGCCGAGTTGGCCTACGGCCGGGCCCGCCCGATTTTTGCGACGGCGATGCCGACCGAGGCCATGATTCGCACGCTTCGTGAGGACCCTGGCTTCCGCTCGATCACAGCGCTCTGGGACGCAGCGACGGTAGCCCTGGTCGGAGTGGGCGCGCCTCCAGGGGCGCGGTCGTCGATTTCGACGTATGTCCCGACGCACGCTGATGAGTTGCGGCGATCGGTTGGCGACGTGTGCCTCAACTTCTTCGACGTTGACGGGCAGGCCATCGAGTTCGAGGGCAGTGACCGCATGGTGCGGATCAGTGCCGATCAGTTGCGGGCGGTCCCGACCACGATCGCTGCGGCAGTTGGCGCCGCAAAGGCGGTCAGCATCATCGGAGCTGCCAAGGCGGGGTTGCTCGACGTGCTCGTGACTGACTCGGCCACCGCGAGCGCCATCTCTGAGCAACTGGACCGCTGGAGCCGGTGACTTCAAGGGGCCGATAGTTGGGTGGCAGACTGGACACGTCGAGCCGACCCTCCCCGTTCATAGGCGCTCCTTTTCATGTCTGCACTCGCGAATACCGCGACCCCCGACGCGGTACGCCGCGCCAAGTACGCCGTCTTCGCGGCATTCGTCTCAAGCGGCGGACTGTTCGCGACGTGGGCCTCCCGCATCCCTGAATCCATCAGAGAACTCGACGTCAGTACGTCGCGCTTCGGCGTGCTGTTGTTGTTCATGTCGATCGGTGCGCTCGCCGCGATGCCGTTGCTGGGATGGATCGTCGCCCAGGTGGGTGTCGTCCGCGCGATCGCCGGCGCGGCCGTGGTCGGCGCCGCGGGCATCATCCTGGCCGGAATCGGCGTCAGCGTATTGGCCGAGCAGTGGGTCGTCGGCCTGGGTTTGATGGTGGGCGGTCTCGGCGTCGGGACATGGGATGCGGCGATGAATCTCGCGGGTGCCGAAGTGGAGCAGCAACTGGGCACCACTGTCATGCCGCATTTCCACGCGGCATTTAGTGGCGGCACCGTCGTGTCTGCGCTCATCGGTGCCGGCGCATCGGCGGCCGGGGTTTCTATCGCGCTGCACCTCACGGTGATGTCAGCGCTCATGGCTCTCGCCGTCCTGGTGACCGTCCGCCCCATTGGGTCCGTCACGCAACATTCCGCACCGACGTCGGAAGCGCCGCAACCCAAGAAAACTGCACGCTCGGCGTGGGGCGAACGCCGCACGCTGCTCATCGGCGTGGTCACGATGGTCGCGGCGTTCACCGAAGGCACGGCGAACGACTGGATTGCCGAAGCGTTTGTCTCCGGGCATGACGTTCCGGTCTGGGCGGGCACCCTCGCCTTTGCGATGTTCCTGAGTTTCATGACCGCTGGGCGACTGATCGGCACCTCGTTGCTGGACAGGTACGGGCGGGTTCCGGTGCTGCGCATCGCCTTTGGCGGTGCGGTCGTGGGCTCGCTGATGGTGGT
Protein-coding regions in this window:
- a CDS encoding MFS transporter → MSALANTATPDAVRRAKYAVFAAFVSSGGLFATWASRIPESIRELDVSTSRFGVLLLFMSIGALAAMPLLGWIVAQVGVVRAIAGAAVVGAAGIILAGIGVSVLAEQWVVGLGLMVGGLGVGTWDAAMNLAGAEVEQQLGTTVMPHFHAAFSGGTVVSALIGAGASAAGVSIALHLTVMSALMALAVLVTVRPIGSVTQHSAPTSEAPQPKKTARSAWGERRTLLIGVVTMVAAFTEGTANDWIAEAFVSGHDVPVWAGTLAFAMFLSFMTAGRLIGTSLLDRYGRVPVLRIAFGGAVVGSLMVVFGTTAIAYAGVAVWGVGVSLGFPVGMSAAADDPERAPARVAVVSTIGYTAFLAGPPLLGFLGDHYGILRALLVVGAAVLLALVCLPAVREPERNELR
- a CDS encoding erythritol/L-threitol dehydrogenase, with amino-acid sequence MTTLPTQMQAVVVHGPEDYRLETIEVPTPGPGDMLMRVEAVGVCASDLKCYHGAAKFWGDENRPSWAQTGVSPGHEIVGEIVATDEEASTRHGLALGDRIAVEQIVPCWECRYCKMGAYWMCGPHDMFGFRNFSGAMAEYMIVPARALPHKVSKDLPPQHAAFAEPLSCSFHAVERAQITFNDVVVIAGAGPIGLGAIAGARQKNPLKIVALDAVDSKLELAKKCGADEVINITAGDAVQQIKDMTDGYGADVYIEATGHPSAVSQGINLLRKLGRFVEYSVFKDNVTVDWSIISDDKELDVLGAHLGPHCWPAAIKLLESGALPMDEICTHQFELADFQAALDLVGDSAGGSVKVSILPGGNK
- a CDS encoding sugar-binding transcriptional regulator, with the protein product MSTPEPTGPGRFDPLTAYRAARLYYGDNATQADIAKALSVSRPTVSRLLAEARRIGLVSIDIRHPDEVRAAETGVQGELQERLGLRQVYIAPRTQGGAEIEGLRYSVEQALADASLRPGDALLVASGETTYKLTRSGLGVPPGLDIVPTVGGVAEPEAWHQANETVRSFAELAYGRARPIFATAMPTEAMIRTLREDPGFRSITALWDAATVALVGVGAPPGARSSISTYVPTHADELRRSVGDVCLNFFDVDGQAIEFEGSDRMVRISADQLRAVPTTIAAAVGAAKAVSIIGAAKAGLLDVLVTDSATASAISEQLDRWSR